DNA sequence from the Coffea arabica cultivar ET-39 chromosome 11c, Coffea Arabica ET-39 HiFi, whole genome shotgun sequence genome:
GAGTGATTTTTTCAACTTCTCGAACGCTTCTTTGCACTCCTCGTTGAATTCAAAACTGACATCCTTTTGCAAAAGCCTGAAAAGTGGTGCCCCGATCTTTGAGAAATTCTTGATAAATCTGCGATAGAAACCTGCATGTTCTAGAAAAGAACGAACTTCCCGTACAGTTACGGGGTAAGGTAAAGCAGATATCACATCTATTTTAGCTTTATCAACCTCAATTCCTCTAGACGACACTACATGTCCTAGAACTATCTCGTGCTCAACCATGAagtgacatttttcccaattgaGCACTAGGTTAGTCTCAATGCATCTTTTTAAAATCAATGTCAGGTTATCTAAGCAATCGTCAAAACTATTACCATAGACACTGAAATCATCCATGAATACCTCAATTATTCTCTCCACATACTCAGAAAAAATGCTAATCATACACCTATGGAATGTTGCAGGGGCATTgcacaatccaaatggcatcctTCAATAAGCAAAAGTGCCAAAGGGGCAAGTGAAAGTTGTtttctcttgatcctctggtGCAATGGCTATCTGAAAATAACCAGAGAAACCATCTAAAAAACAATAATAGGCACAACAAGCTAACCTTTCAACCATTTGATCGATGAATGGAAGAGGAAAATGATCCTTCTTGGTCACCGCGTTCAATTTGCGGTAATCGATGCACTGGCGCCAACCCGTAGGCTTTCGAATTGGAACGATGTCCCCTTCATGATTTTCTTCCGCAGTTACCCCTGCTTTCGTTGGCACTACTTGGACCGGACTCACCCATGGGCTATCTGAGATAGAAAAAATAATTCCTACGTCCAGAAGCTTGATTACCTCTTTCTTGACCACTTCCATCATGATGGGGTTCAATTTCCTTTGTGGTTGTCTTATCGGCCTAGCATCCTCTTCCAGGCGAATTCGATGCATGCATATGGACGGGCTTATACCCTTTATGTCCGCAATTGTCCAACCTATGGCTTCCTTATGCTCCCTTAAAACCCGTAGCAGCTTATCCTTCTCCCTTGGTGATaatttggatgagattatcaTTGGTAACGTCTCTTTTTCACCTAGATAGGCATACTTTAAATGCTCGAGCAGGGGTGTCAACTCCACTTCAGGTGCCTGCACGATAGAAGGTAATAGCTTTAGGTGTGGTTCAGGCACGAATATAGGAGCGACATCATACCTTAGAGAACTTTGGCCTAGTGAATGCAAGGCTCCAACCATTCTTTGCAAATTGACGCCTAACGCCATTTCACAGGTTGCTTCCAGATCCAAATGTTTGGTGATTGCTATCTCCAATTCATCCCTGCCATTAATCTCAAATACTTCTTACACAAAAGGGTCAATTACACTCACAGCAAAAATAGCATTAGAATGACACGGATATTTCATAGCCTCAAAtatattgaaatgaactatttgtccatcaaattccatcgtTAGGGTGCCCTCactaacatcaatttttgtACGAGCCGTACTCAAGAAGGGCCTCCCCAACAAAATTGGTGATAGATTTGGAGAGTGTTCATCACCCATATCAAGAATATAAAAATCAGCCGAGAACACTAAATTGTTCACTTGCACTAACACATCTTCTATCACCCCATCGGGATAAACATTAGTCCTATCAGCCAATTGAATTATAATGCCAGTTTCCTTTAAGGGATCCAAATTTAGAGAAGCATAAATAACCTTGGGTATCACATTTATAGAGGCTCCTAGATCTAACATGGCATTCCTAATGCTAGTGTTCCCTATTTTACAAGGGATAGTGAACATACGTGGGTCTCCACACTTGGGCCGAAGTTTTCTTTGAAGCACTGCGGATACGTTCTCTCCTACAATTATCCTTTCATCtcccctcaatttcttcctattGATGCATAGGTCCTTCAAAAATTTGGCATACCGGGGTACTTGCTTAATTGCGTCAAGTAAGGGGATATTTATCTCCACCTTCCTAAACATATCCagaatttccttttccttgtctTGCTTTTTAGGCCTTTCCAACCTGCTAGGAAAAGGTGGTGGGTTAGGCTTAACTGGAATCACTGGGTTACGTATTACCTCTTTATTTGTGCCAGGCGTTCCTTCTTCCTCAAGCTCCTTCTCAATGCGGTCCTCATTCTTGTCCTTCGGAGCCACTGGTGCTGGTCCTTCAACCTCTTTCCCACTCCTGAGGGTCATTGCACTTACATTCTTGGGATTCACCTCAGGTTGGGATGGAAGTTTTCCCTTTCCCTGGGAGTCCAGTCGGTTGACAATTGAGGCCAATTGAATCATCTGATTTTTCAAGTTTTGCATACGCACCTTCATCTCTTGACTGCTGGCCTCAGTGTCCTGCTGAAATTTCATAGTATTAGAGGCTATGGTTTTAACCATGTCTTCTAGGGACATACCTGAGGCAGAGGAGGGTtgattccttgtttgatattgtTGCTGGAAGCCTTGCTGTCTATTAGGGATgaaattttgttgcttatttccCCCATAACTCAGATTTGGATGATCCCTCGAACCCGAATTGTATGAGTTAGAATAGGGGTCATACTGTCTACGTGGCATGGGCATGTTACCAGCCATGTTTGCTTGCTCAGTTCCCTCCTCTTGTAACTGCGGGCACGAGTCAGTGGTATGACCAATGTTCGTACAAATCCCACACACTTTGGCCTACTGTACATTTCCTACAGCTATCTATCGAACAAATGAGGTTAATTCAGATAACTGCTGTTGAATGGAAGATGAACTTACCTCGTTGACATTTCTCATAGGAACATCCTTTCTCGTACCAAACTGCTGGCAGTTCTCTGCCATTCGCTCGATTAGTTCCCATGCCTCTTGGGTAGTCTTATTCACCAGTGCACCACCACTTGATGCATCAATGATATTTCTATCGTTCATCAGTAGCCCCTCGTAGAAGTACTGAATCAGCAGTTGATCACTTATTTGGTGATGAGGGCATCGGGTACGCAGCCTGGTGAACCTCTCCCAATATTCAGATAAGGATTTCCCGTGAAATTGCTTGATGCCACATATTTCCTTTCACAAACTAGCAGCTCTGGATGCAgggaaatatttttcaaaaaaatttttcttcatcTCTGGCCACGTGGTGATAATGCCTGCAGGTAGACAGTATAACCCGTCCTTTGCCGAAtccttgagagagaaagggaagaCCCTTAATTTAATTTGTTCATCAGTTACTCCCAAAGGCTTCATACTCGAACACACCACATCAAATTCCTGTATGTGTTTATGGGGTTCCTCTCCTGGCAGATCATGAAAAGTAGGCAACAAATGTATTAGATCAGGTTTTAATTCAAAAGCTGCATTCTCACTAAGGCGAGGAAAAGTTATGCAAAGAGGTTGTTGGGTCAAGTttggagcagccaactcccttaatgtttgtGTGTTTGCCATGACGACGTTCTCTTGGTACGAATCACTCGAATTATCGCCACGTAAATCTGTCAACTCAGCCTCTGGATCTAGTCTTTGAGATGTCACACTGGATTGCTCCTCTCTGAGTTGTCTGGTTTCTTTTCTCGTTCTACGCGCGATCTTCTCTACTTCAAGATCGAAAATTAATTCTTCTGTGTGAGAAGAACGAGGCATAAACTAGaaaaaataccagaaaattagaacaaaattgaaattgaaaagaaacaaataattgacgccagtccccggcaacggcgccaaaaattgacaggatgtcgagcctgtgcaataataataataataataaaatcctAAATACCACTAAGAGCGGTTAGtaattaatcctaggtactggagcagggactctaggtgtgcaatgggttacttgattcaccctgttcccgaagaatttgcttaatccgatataccagaattaattaggTGACAAAAATTACTGAaaagtagacagtggcaagtagggtcatctcctcagggactgggaaTATTTACTTCTTTTAAATTCCAATTGATAAGGGGGATTTCACTGGAATGGaattaaaaacaattaaacaatttaactaaaaatgaataattaactagcacaaatatagcaggagttaaatcaaaaataaataaattctagccaaggatacaactactcaGACACAGTCCATTTATCCGATCATCGATGCAAGGGAGgttctcttaatttctcaataggctagttatagtcgcTGATAAACTCTaacgaccaatttttccttaaattattgataactaaggtacgaccattgattacccctaaccagaaaatactcctaggtacgaccgtaggaattaatttttcaattgcattaataactagaaaaacctaaccctaatcaataacacgctacgagggttatttaaattagattgcacgttcccctgatgtgtaaacacaccagttgccactaatattaatcaatcaaacaattacggatttaattgaccaaattggcacgagattaataaatcacattgaacatcggacccttgacatccaattaataaaataatcccaagAAAATTCAAGCAggcaacgtgcaaatattaataaattaaggaacgcgtgaaaactaagtagatctcacagattttcgggactgcgccgtcgagttgacccttgactagataGAAGgtttagccacgccgcataattaaatcaccacacgaatTAATGGATTGCATAAACATTGCGATTTTTTACTAGAAAGTAAAGGATGAAAGATGTTTTTCCCATTGGGGAATATTGTtgaacacctggcgtgtgttaGAGGCCAGTcaagagaaagaaaactagaactaaactaaaagctaaaactaaaaggtCGTCCTTTGCTTCTGTACGTTGTCCCTTTTTAAAGCACcaaaagaaagatgactaaaagttatctaggtggtccccacacatgtggacaaagcctccaaATTACTTCTTcttccaagtctctctacgttgctttctttgaagaGCCCAAATGACTAAATATCTTTCACTAGCTTTGTggtcccccaccaattcaaAGGCCCAAGGATTGAAGCCTttagaagtctccatattctccataaagtccctcctttttggtagttttctgcttcattTCTGAAATTAAGTCAtggtaccaaatataagtagatatcaacaattaatacaatatttggcagggataaaagggaaaattaataataaaattattaacaAATGATACCCTATCAATCTACGAGCACGAAGCTCATTTAAATCTAGTTTCCCCAAGACTGAGGGAGTTGGCTTTATGGATTTTCTTATAGGAAATTTGATGGAGCTGCTGAACTCCAAAGCTAAATCGATTGGTTCTCTGAAATATCCAATTCAAATTGCTCATGGAGAGATGGGATTCTTGAGGTCGATACTCTGCAACATTGGAGAAAAGTGGACTGAGCACTTGGATATAAAATGTCTTGTTTCACACATTATACAAGTGGCATATGAGGTGGAATACCTTGTTGATTCATTTGTGGTTAGAGGAGGTGTTTTATGGTATCATGCGCTATGGGTTACTGATCTCCTAGAAGATATCAGACTTCTTAAGATTAAGGCTTCAGAGATCTCTATGAAGACTTGCGGTATCAATATCTCTAATGGTCCCGAGGCATTGAGAAAGGTGACATCGCCAGCAAGAATTCCCAAAATTGATGAAGAGGTCATTGATCTTGCTGATCAAAACAAAATTATGATTGATAGGCTTACAAGAGGATCACGACAGCAAGATGTTGTCTCGATTGTTGGTATGCCTGGGCTAGGTAAGACGACTCTGGCCAGGAAGGTATACAATGATCCTTTAGTTATCTTTCACTTCCATATTCGTGCATGGTGTTCTGTGTCTCAAGTATACTGCAAAAGAGATTTATTGCTCGAAATGCTGGGTGGCATTATGGATATTACTGATAGTATCCTTGAAATGAGTGATGATCATCTAGACTTAGAGTTATATCAATGTCTCAAGAGAAAAAGGTATCTCATAGTTATGGATGACATCTGGAGCACTGAACCATGGCATGATTTAGAAAGAACGTTCccaaatgatgaaaatggaagCAGAATATTAATCACAAGTCGTCTCCCTGATGTGGCTTTGGAAATTAAAGCATATAGAATTCCTCATCGTCTTCGTCTACTCTCCCATGATGAAAGCTGGGAATTGTTGCAGAAGAAGTTATTCAAGACAAAAGATTGTCAAGTTGAACTGGTGACAGTTGGATGGCACTACCTCTTGCAATTGTTGCGGTATCTGGTATCCTTGAAAGAACTGAAATGACTCtagattcatggaaaaaagTATCAGAAAGTTTATGCTCACGCATTGCTAGTGATCCGCAAACAAGGTGCATGGAGATCCTAGAGCTAAGCTACAAGCATTTGCCTGACTATTTGAAGCCGTGCTTTCTCTATCTTGGAGCATTTCTTGAGaacaaagaaattccagtccgAAAGTTGACATGGTTATGGGTTGCTGAAGGATTTGTACGAAGTACGGCGTCAAAACGTGTGGAAGATCTTGCAGAAGAATATTTGAAGGACCTCATTGGCAGAAGCCTAGTAATAGCTTCGAAAAGCAGATCCAATGGTGGAGTTAAAACATGTTGTGTTCATGACCTGCTGCGTACTTTATGCTTGCTGAGATGTCAGGAAGAAAATTTTCTGCATTTAGTAACTGGATATAATTTCCCTTTTGATGCTTCTTATGATGATTCAGATTATGGTGTTGATCCAGATTATCATCCTACAAATTGCACAACATATGCAAAACGGAGGTTATCCATTTGTTCTAAGAGAAATCATTTCATCATGTCAAGGCCTGGTGGACGTGTCCGCTCTCTACTATACTCTGCCAGCAGTGATTTGTATCCAAGATGTCCCTACAACATCTCCTTCATTTTCGAGAACTTCAAACTTCTCAGAGTGCTGGATTTGGAATGCATCAATGTGGGTAATTCTTTCTTCAGTGGAATAGAGTTATTGGCTCATTTGAGGTACTTGGCCCTTTGTGGTGATATAGACTATATTCCAGCTTCAATAGCCAACCTCTGGAATCTGGAAACCTTGATGAGAAATTTCTAAGTTTGTGatggattttaaaaaaattctacaaaaggggtgattGTGGCGAGGAATTCTGTcggggggtcttcgcattcgtGAAATGCGAGCTCAGGAGAGTTCGCATTTCACGAATGCGAGCTCTCAACAGAGCTCGCATTCCTGAAATGCGAGCTCAACAGAGCTCGCATTACAgagatgcaaattttttttcttttttttttggaggcagagatttatatttttgtacTAAAACAAAATGTTTTAAGATGTCACATGCGCGTTTGcattccttaaaaaaaatttatgaaatacgttattttattataatacatttaaatggtGGAAATAAATTAGATCAATGtaaaaatagaatgaaattATTAACATGTAAGGTGTTGACtatattttatgaataaaatactaacttttgatccttttttgtgaaataaatttatttatcaaattctaattttcctttgttattaatgaatcgtatttatttgttgacaacgatgaatattagttataagaatctaataattaatagtcattaatatctgttacaatttttttattgtaattttagaaattccATAACGCAATgctaattaaaaattatataagttatttttatgaggtgcatgttatttgtttggtagttgaaaaggaaaagaaatcaaatatcTAACGATTAAATCTTGCGTGTTTTACCTTTTACAATTGATGCGAATGTAGATATTTTTAGATAAAAATCACCGGTTACACAACATTTGACATACTGAAATTGAAATGGGGTCTTGGCGCTGGGTAGTGGGAGCTCACTGAGCTCGCATTGTGAAAATGCGAGCTCACTGAGCTCGCATTCTCaaaatgcgaagaccccccATTTACAGAAACTCCCCCAGGAAACGCCCTCGTtgtagaattctttttttttttcatcacaaaCTAAGAATTCACCCAAACCTTGATTGTGAAAGGACTAAAAGGTAAAGTCCTACTGCCACATACTATTTGGAGCATGGAAAAGTTGAGACATTTGCATGTATATAGTAATGCTGTCTTCAGCATGCAAGACAATGAAACAGAAAAGGCCACGCAGTTAGGAAATCTGGACAGTCTTTCCACCCCATCTCTCTCTTTTGGTAAACATACAGAGAATATCATGCGAAGGTTTCTCAAACTTCGGAGACTTAGATGTCTGTTTTCAGAATCAAGGGTTGATGTTGGGAACTCAAATCAATTTCCAGTACTGAACTGTCTCACAGAACTAGAGTCGCTCAAAATTCTCTGTTCTGGTAGAATTGCTCATCCTTTTAAGTTTGACTTCCCATTGAAACTGAAGAAGTTGACTCTATCAAAATTTCGCCTGCCATGGGACTGCATTTTGGAAGTTGGTAGATTACCGAACCTGGAGGTTCTCAAATTGCTTTCTAGGGCCTTTGAGGGGAAAGTGTGGGACATGAAAGAAGGGGAGTTTCCTAAACTCAAATTCCTAAAGCTCGACACTCTGAACCTTGTCCAGTGGAATGCCACCAGTGATGACTTTCCCAATCTTCAACACTTAGTTTTGCGAAATTGCAGGCAGCTTGAGGAAGTCCCCTTTGGTTTAGGATATGTCCCTACACTGGAGATCATTGAGGTGCAATTGTGCAGACAATCTGCAGAAGAGTGTGTCAGAAGAATAAAGGAGGAACAACACATGAtgggaaaatgatgatttgaagGTTCTAATCAATCGTTCAGAATGGGATTTCTGATCATCACCAGAATTTTTGGTGGAGCTTTGCAGCATTATGTTCAGAGGTCAGTTAATTTAAGTTAAATTATTCAGTATTTGTTTGCCAGGAGACAAAGTGTATTCTTTCAGCTACTAATTTATTGGCACCTCACTTGCTAGAGACTTTTGTAATGATTCAAAGCTTGCTGATTCTAGACTAGTTCTGATTACGTCAAAATGCACTATTTTGGTAGATATATATTTGCTCTCCTTTCATCTTGTCCTCATGAAAGTGCACTTCTAGGAATGTCCAATTGGTTTAGCTACACCAAGATAATCAAAGGGAGTAAGTCTTTGGAATTGTTGATCTTgctagcttttcttttcttttctttctttttttttttttaattgtcctTGCTGGTCAGTCCAACAAAATGAAGTATCACCAGAAGCCTTCTATTAAAACCAAATAGGTAGATTGAAACAGAAAAGTTTTAGCAAAGAACGAATCCTTGAAAGCAAGGGTGGCATTAGAAGTACTAAGGATATGTAAGAATAGTCATTCATGAGGGGAGTTGGCATGGAGGTACGAGGAAGTCATGATTGTTCCTTCTACTGCTGCATATGCAGCTAGCAATTTTAGTTGCAGAAAACATGGTGCTATTAACCTATTTGTGCTCTATGTTCTTGATGGAAATTGCTTTGGTACTATTCTAATCCAGGAAACTGGAAAAGCAGATGCTCCAAAATGAGCCTAAATTAGTTAAACATCAGAAAAACGTAGATGCTATAAACATCAGAGGTGGTCTACTTTCTTGGGGAATCCAGTATGCTGAAAACTCTTTGTTTTACCGAATTTGTATGCTTTAGGCCACAACTTGGTCTTTCACTAGCCGGACTAACATGCCAATATAATTTCAGATGCCTCTCCGGAATGAAGAAAGTGGGCGTCTGTTAGAGGTGAAGGCAATGGAATCCTAGAGTTTGAAGGATGGAAGACAATCTTGTATAAGAGCGTTCTGATTTATCACCATGGTTTCTTCAAATGTCTGTAAAATATTGTTTGGCAAATTTGTTACTCATGGGAGGCAAACCAGACATCctatgttttatttgtttctaaCAGATTCTAAATCCCATATTTGGAGAGTTGATGAGTACGACTGGAATTTTGTATAGTGCTGAGGATGGATACAATCAAGTGCGCATTCTTGTCCTGGTGAAGTATTTACTTTATGGAGCTGATCCCATACGTAAAGCTCCTAATATCTACATCCAGATTATTGCTTTTCCTGTGAACCAGCAGAAGATTCTTAAACACCTATAAAAGTGGAAAGCATGATTGAGtgacttcaaaattttcttgtacTTCTTCCATCCTGTTAGAAATGTCATATTTTTCATCTTGAAAtgtcccaaaatattttttatgttgAGAAAATTAAAGCACTTATTAGTTTCTCCCTCCTATATAGTCACTCCCTTTAGTtgagaaattcaaattttgaatttgaatcagattggaaagagaaacaaaaatatcacaatcaaatcactatttttaaaaaattaaatttccaaacatgACAAAATAAGTAagacatttatatatttacGTAGTTTTTGGATcagccttttcttttctctttggttttgttttggaaTGACCATTTgcaacatcaaaattttcctactGGGACAGATCTTCATTTTGTTCATACGGTTTTAAAAGTATTCTAGTGTTGCATTATTACAGAAATTCCTCTTTAAGGTACGTCCCTGTACCATGAAATCAACTAATGCATCGCTCTTGCAACGGGTTGTGTTCTTTGTAGAATCTGAAAATACTTGTAAATGACAAGAATTGGTACTTTACAATCTCAGTatttgaacattttttttttggtaagttgAAAGTCTTGAATTCAAAATCTCCTACTTACAATTATGATTCAAAGATTTGGCCAAGTCGTCACCAAAACTGAGCTTCCGATCTGATATCGGAACGAGATGACTCCGAAATAATGAATCGCCGAAAATTCGACCGAGTCACCAAGAACTCGATCAAAATGCCTCCGAAACGGATAGAAACAGTCAATTCGCCTTGAGTCATCGCGAGTTAACtcgatttttattatttttgctaattttttattatctttgtttatcattttttttataatttttaaaatattaaatatttcaaaaatttatgtCCCGTCGAGACTGCGACCGATATGCCAAAATCAATATGGAACAGTCTGGCCCACGACCACAACCGCAAGTGACCGTGGTTTTGAACCACGCTTACAATCCTTTCCACCTTACCACCCAACCTAACCCTTCCCCAGAATCTCattatttgaacttgatttcctTTTTTGAGGTAAAATTATAGATTTGAAGCAATGTAGAGAAATTGTAAAAATTTTGGAAGGAGATGATTTTAGAATCCAACAGAGTTTTAAAATTTACACATTAAATACAGTATCCTACTTTACAGATTCATGATTACAGAACACTGGTAATAGAGTAGAAAACTCTTTCATACCTATTAACACAACATCATAAAACAAAAAGAACATTTTAAGACTGAATAACCAATAAAGTTGCAAATCACAATAGAAAAGAACAAGTCTCCATTCCGAAAAGGTAATGCAACTTACCTTTCCCTGCAGTTCAACCAAACTTTATTTTACCAAACAATTTTCATGCCGCTTGTATGAAGGGGGATAATGTCCCTATACTGCTTTGTACAGGTTAGTTTATCTTTAACTAGGAGCACTCTGAATTCATTTCTATTTTCTCGGCTGCCATTTGGACTCCATATTttgtggggaaaaaaaaagaagtgagagagagagagagagaaatattTTGACAGACCATGATTTcatatcaaattttaaaaaaatctatttttaaGAACAGCATTGCTATACTACGCGAAACATCGACGCCAGATTCCAAAGCAATTAATATGGACCACAGGATTAACTTTATCTGTGAAAGAGAGGGCAAATGAGAAGCGATCATAAAGTGAAGCATCTTGCTCTTTATTTTTACCACTTAATTCGTCTAGTCGTAATCGTATTTTCTATCTTTTTGCTTTTAAGAATATTCCTCTGTAATATATGCTGATTATCAAGTTTTGTCCAGGAGACCACAAACATCCATAAAACCAAAACCTCCATCACCTTCCCCAGTTTCACTTGATTCTTGAACGAATTGACCGAGTTGAGAAAATATCAGCTAAAACCAAgtttaattttcaaattcaacTGGCCTCGCATAAAAGAGAGCACTTAACAATTTAAATGAACCAAGTGCTTTATCCATATTCTAGTTTTATTACAGATTAAAGTGCTTTGTAAGGATAGAGATTGCACGTAAATCTAGGACTGACAATGGGGCGGGGGTGGAGTGGGGGAACCGCCTCGTTGCCCAAACATTCCCCCCACTCCCGTCCCACCCCTGTCACCCGCTCCCCACACTCCGCCCCGCTTCCCCGCAGGCAAAGGCTAATAGAAATTTGCCTATACATGAAGTCGAATTTTACAACACTAATTTTACATGAAGTCTATACATTAGCATGCAAAACAGCAACACACAATTCCCTAAAGGAACTGAATTTCAGCAAAACAGCGATACACATGATCGCATAGCTCTGGCATTTTATGTTTGATTAAACTGGTTGCGACATAAAATTCATATACGTGCACATGCCAAAAACACAACGTCTACACAGCTTCAACTATTATAAACGATACAGAGGGAAGGAAGTgacaagaagaaaaagcaaGAGACAATTGGACATTTAACAGAAAAAGAATTATGAGAAGGGGAAATGTTGCAATTCCTGAGAAAAAAACAAATTCATAAATCTATTAGCATAACTAATCAGtaatttgtattagtataaatgtataattattagtataactaataatataattattataactaccaatattaaatatattatatatataattataatatatatttattttttttaggtgGATGATGGGGtaggggtatactcccccgtcCCCTACCCATTTTTCAACCAGGGGA
Encoded proteins:
- the LOC113715894 gene encoding uncharacterized protein yields the protein MPRSSHTEELIFDLEVEKIARRTRKETRQLREEQSSVTSQRLDPEAELTDLRGDNSSDSYQENVVMANTQTLRELAAPNLTQQPLCITFPRLSENAAFELKPDLIHLLPTFHDLPGEEPHKHIQEFDVYFYEGLLMNDRNIIDASSGGALVNKTTQEAWELIERMAENCQQFGTRKDVPMRNVNELQEEGTEQANMAGNMPMPRRQYDPYSNSYNSGSRDHPNLSYGGNKQQNFIPNRQQGFQQQYQTRNQPSSASGMSLEDMVKTIASNTMKFQQDTEASSQEMKVRMQNLKNQMIQLASIVNRLDSQGKGKLPSQPEVNPKNVSAMTLRSGKEVEGPAPVAPKDKNEDRIEKELEEEGTPGTNKEVIRNPVIPVKPNPPPFPSRLERPKKQDKEKEILDMFRKVEINIPLLDAIKQVPRYAKFLKDLCINRKKLRGDERIIVGENVSAVLQRKLRPKCGDPRMFTIPCKIGNTSIRNAMLDLGASINVIPKVIYASLNLDPLKETGIIIQLADRTNVYPDGVIEDVLVQVNNLVFSADFYILDMGDEHSPNLSPILLGRPFLSTARTKIDVSEGTLTMEFDGQIVHFNIFEAMKYPCHSNAIFAVSVIDPFV